From the genome of Trypanosoma brucei brucei TREU927 chromosome 11 chr11_scaffold01 genomic scaffold, whole genome shotgun sequence:
AAGTTCGGAAAGCGGCTTATAgaggaggaggtggagcAGTGGAAGGATTTCTATGTAAATTACAAACGGCTGAAAAAGTTCATACACAGTTCCCCGTTGACAGGAGTCGAGTTTAGCGAAGAACTGTTTCGAATTATAGGTGAGGAACTTGAACGCGCCGGGGGGCTGTTTAAAGAGCTTCTGGAAGAACTTCATCGGTGCCATGATGAGCTCCTTGAACAGGATCCTCAACTTCCCGCTGTGCCATCCAAGCTACCCTGGATGTTCAACAGGAAGCGTGTGCATCGTGAGAAACTAAACTCGCCAAGGGAGGGGCTCTCTATCGCCTTCGAGAGTTCAACTGAGAACTCAATGATGAATGAGATAGTGGTGGAACAGCGTGAGGGCTTTGTCTCCAAGTTTAAGAAATGTTTCTTGAAGCTCATTGGTGATTCGCAGAAGCAGGAAATTGAAGAGGATACACCAAGGGCTAGGTTTCTTGAGTGGCACTCGAGTGCGCACATGCTGCAACATTTTGCCGAGTTGAACCTGGAAGCAATACGTAAATCAGCGAAGAAGCTTCGAAAGTACCGTCGAAATGAGGGGGACTTCACCATCTCCATTGAAGCAGAGATTAGCCGTTCGCAGATTGGTAGATCACTTCCTCGCCTTCATGTTTTTATGActgatgttgatgctgaCTACGAGCGTAAGTTTGGAGAGGCTCTGGTCCAATTTAAAAACATTACCATAAACCAGACCTACCATGCGAAGTGGCGTTTTGTCTTTCTCTCGGCTGCTCTCTTCTGGATTCTGATGTTTTTCCCAATATTAGAGAGTCACCCGTCGGCACATAATTGTGTGGCACTGTTTGGTGTTATAATCTCGTTGTGGATAACGGAGGctattcctttcttctgcACTGCCATGCTCATTCCCATTATAGCCGTACCGCTTGGAATAATTACTGACCCGGCAACACATCGAGTCGCCAGCACAACTGTTGCATCCCGCATTATCCTTAGCAGAATGATGGATCACGTTCAGATACTTGTGCTTGGCGGTCTAACTATTGGAAAGGCACTGGGCCGCACACACTTGGAGGTTTACGCCGCCGGCGCACTTTACCGTCTCACTGCTCACCGTCCTTCGATGTATTTGCTGGGTGTAATGCTGTGTAGCAGCGTCTTGTGTGCATTCGTATCTAATATCGCCGCTCCTCTTTTGGTTCTTGGTGTGATACGACCAACGCTGTGGGAATTTCCAGAAGATACGGAGGCCCCGCATGCCATCTTACTTGGTTTAGCTTTCGCCTGCGACATTGGTGGGATGCTGTCGCCCATAGCCTCGCCTCAAAATGCTGTAGCGCTGTCCGTGCTAAGTTTCCATGATGTGTCCTTTTTGTCGTGGGTCACCGTTGCGCTCCCTCTCGTGTTGGTTGGTGTGGTTGCATCGTGGGCTATCATTTTGCTCGTGTGGAAACCCTTCAAGAACGTGTCGAGCATTCCTCTGCAAGTGGTTAACACAGAGGGGAACAAGGAAGTGAGACTTGCGGATCAAGTTGTTGTGGTAATGGTGTCACTCATTACTGTCGTACTGTGGGTGCTGCCGCCTAATTTGCTGTTTGGAGACACTGGTGTGGTTGCCTTAATACCCATCGTAGTTTTTTTTGGGATTGGTATATTGGCTAAGGAGGATTTTAACACACTCTCATGGCATCTCATGTTTCTGTTGGCTGGAGGAAACATGCTTGGCCTTTGCGCAAGGGATTCGAAGATGCTAGACATCATTGCCGACAGTTTGCACGACACGCTGGTATCACAGCCACCGTACACAACACTAGTGTCTCTGATTCTTGTGGTAGGGGTCGTGACGACATTCGTTTCTCATACCGTGGCAGCTATGATACTTCTCCCGATGATTCTTAAGATTGGCTTGGTGCTACCCAAGGAGGAGGGAGTTTTTGCGGTGTCTCCTTTCACCCTTGTGTTTCTTAGTGCACTCATGTGTTCTGGTGCCATGGCATTTCCCATCAGCTCCTTTCCCAATGTCAACTCGCTGCTTGCGGAGGACTCGCGCGGCCGCCCGTATCTCAAAGCGAAAGACTTCCTCTTCTGTGGAACCATCATTACATTCTTGCTGTTCATCTGTTTTGTCACATGGATGGTTCCATTTACATATGTTGTGTTTGAAGGCAAACCGTAGCTGTGGTCGTGGTGGTTTATTGGGGTATTGTTTGGTTGCCAGTTGTCTTGTTCCGTTCGCATCGACAGAAGGGTACAGGAGCTGGACTGCGGTTTCGTCGTGctgtcattattgttattatctcTACGTCCTCCGTGCTTTTTGTGccgttttcgttttcgttgccttttttttttacatata
Proteins encoded in this window:
- a CDS encoding sodium/sulphate symporter, putative; amino-acid sequence: MKFGKRLIEEEVEQWKDFYVNYKRLKKFIHSSPLTGVEFSEELFRIIGEELERAGGLFKELLEELHRCHDELLEQDPQLPAVPSKLPWMFNRKRVHREKLNSPREGLSIAFESSTENSMMNEIVVEQREGFVSKFKKCFLKLIGDSQKQEIEEDTPRARFLEWHSSAHMLQHFAELNLEAIRKSAKKLRKYRRNEGDFTISIEAEISRSQIGRSLPRLHVFMTDVDADYERKFGEALVQFKNITINQTYHAKWRFVFLSAALFWILMFFPILESHPSAHNCVALFGVIISLWITEAIPFFCTAMLIPIIAVPLGIITDPATHRVASTTVASRIILSRMMDHVQILVLGGLTIGKALGRTHLEVYAAGALYRLTAHRPSMYLLGVMLCSSVLCAFVSNIAAPLLVLGVIRPTLWEFPEDTEAPHAILLGLAFACDIGGMLSPIASPQNAVALSVLSFHDVSFLSWVTVALPLVLVGVVASWAIILLVWKPFKNVSSIPLQVVNTEGNKEVRLADQVVVVMVSLITVVLWVLPPNLLFGDTGVVALIPIVVFFGIGILAKEDFNTLSWHLMFLLAGGNMLGLCARDSKMLDIIADSLHDTLVSQPPYTTLVSLILVVGVVTTFVSHTVAAMILLPMILKIGLVLPKEEGVFAVSPFTLVFLSALMCSGAMAFPISSFPNVNSLLAEDSRGRPYLKAKDFLFCGTIITFLLFICFVTWMVPFTYVVFEGKP